The genomic DNA CCAACCGGGAGATGATGCTTCGATATCGATCCACATCGCATTTCTTCAGGTAATCCAGCAGTCTCCGACGCTGGCCGACAAGCTTCAAGAGTCCTCTCCGAGAGTGATGATCTTTCTGGTGCATTTTGAAATGCTCCGTCAGATATTCAATTCGGGCGCTGAGGAGGGCAATCTGCACTTCCGGGGAACCGGTATCCCCCTCATGGAGTTGATAGCTCTTGATGATGTCTTTTCTCTTCTCCGTATCTAACACCTCTATATCCTCCCTCTTTCACTGATTTCGATCTATGTTGGACGGAAGAAACACACGCAACAGCCTCGCTGCCTGAACATCACCCTTTTCGGCAAGAAGCTGTTCCGAAGAAAACAGCATTTCGGCAACGGCGACCAGTTCTCCTTGCACATTCAATACTTTTATCATATCTCCCGGGGCAAGGAAAGGGATATCCACCCCACGGAACGTATCCACACAGGGCTGCCATCCCTCCCGAATCTTTTTCGCTTCATCCCGTTCGACGAAAATGGTGCACATATCATCCCCCAGCGCTTCCGCCATGGGAATCATGGCCTCCAGCAGGACTT from Syntrophaceae bacterium includes the following:
- the rpsO gene encoding 30S ribosomal protein S15, which translates into the protein MLDTEKRKDIIKSYQLHEGDTGSPEVQIALLSARIEYLTEHFKMHQKDHHSRRGLLKLVGQRRRLLDYLKKCDVDRYRSIISRLGLRK